The following nucleotide sequence is from Salvia splendens isolate huo1 chromosome 2, SspV2, whole genome shotgun sequence.
GAGGCTTGACCCGGCCAACATGGTGCCCTTCTCGTGGGAAAGGATCCCGGGCGAGCCCAAGGACCGGGGGAACTCGAGCGGCGATGACGTGCCGCCGCCCCCGAAACCACCGCCCGCCCGGTGGCGGCCCTCGGTTAGGGTTGATGATCTCGATCTCAATCTTGACGGGAGTGAAGAAAACAACGATGGTATCGACATATTTTCATTAGCGGAGTCGGTGGATGACGTGGAAGGGTACTGCAAAGCGACAGAGGAGAGAAGCTCGTCTATTCTGTTGGCCGAAGGAGACGATTGGTGTTCGCCGAATTTCATCATAGAGAGATTCTTGCCGGACGCGCAAGCCCTAGCTGAGGAATCCGTTATGGACAAGAAACTTCCGTACTCGGATTCTCGAGCCGTTAGCATAGGGAGATTGAAGGGGTGTGGCTTAGCTAGTTTCTTGCCCTGGAAAATGCAACCAAAATCTTGCAAAATCAAAACTCCGGTTTGTGACACTATAATTGGTCCTAATTTGAAGCATAAACGGTCGTGATCAAATCAGATTGCCCCTTTGTCTtctgtttgtttattttagctATGATAACAGTTTTTGTATAAAAGATGTTCGTTGTATATAAATTCGTGTGTACAATACACTGAGGTACTAAGATGTTTTGTAAATTGACATAAGAGATCATTTGTTTCctaatattttatctattttttaacTGTAACTTTGCCTTCTACTCATATTTACGAGCTAGGCCTCACCATGACACAAAAATGAACAATACACAGTGAATTCGTTATGTGAGATATTAGATTAGAGAAAATACACATACTAGAAAACAAGGATGATAGTCAATAACCTTGATAAAATACACATAGAAAATATGGATAATAGTTCATTAAATTATGAAGTTTAATCAAAATTTAGTCAAATCTCATAAAATTtggaaac
It contains:
- the LOC121762448 gene encoding uncharacterized protein LOC121762448; its protein translation is MKEAKNEIVHGKLNLNVPPLLTRRVSGSTAISGSRLDPANMVPFSWERIPGEPKDRGNSSGDDVPPPPKPPPARWRPSVRVDDLDLNLDGSEENNDGIDIFSLAESVDDVEGYCKATEERSSSILLAEGDDWCSPNFIIERFLPDAQALAEESVMDKKLPYSDSRAVSIGRLKGCGLASFLPWKMQPKSCKIKTPVCDTIIGPNLKHKRS